The following are encoded together in the Leuconostoc mesenteroides subsp. mesenteroides ATCC 8293 genome:
- the trmD gene encoding tRNA (guanosine(37)-N1)-methyltransferase TrmD, which yields MRIDVLSLFPDMFAPMRQSIIGKAIDKGALDFQVTDFRDFTENKHNNVDDYPFGGGAGMLLTPQPIFDAMASVEKQAGGKGRVILLDPAGRQFNHEVAQELATYDHLTFVAGHYEGYDERIRELVDDEISLGDYVLTGGELGAMVIIDATVRFLPEILGNAASAEGDSFEDGLLEFPQYTRPADFRGRMVPEVLTSGNHAKIAEWRLKESLRRTYLRRPDLLEKRQLTQQERDLLDNIKSEEQ from the coding sequence ATGAGAATAGATGTTTTAAGCTTATTTCCCGACATGTTTGCACCAATGCGCCAATCAATTATTGGCAAAGCGATTGATAAAGGGGCGTTAGACTTTCAAGTGACTGATTTTCGAGATTTCACCGAAAATAAGCATAATAACGTAGATGATTATCCATTTGGTGGCGGTGCTGGCATGTTATTAACACCACAACCAATATTTGATGCGATGGCCTCTGTTGAAAAGCAAGCTGGTGGCAAAGGACGTGTGATCCTGTTGGATCCAGCTGGTAGACAGTTCAACCACGAAGTTGCCCAAGAGTTAGCTACTTATGACCATTTAACTTTTGTTGCTGGTCATTACGAAGGGTATGATGAGCGCATTCGAGAATTAGTCGATGATGAAATTTCACTAGGTGACTATGTTTTGACAGGTGGAGAACTCGGCGCGATGGTTATTATCGATGCCACAGTACGTTTTCTGCCCGAAATTTTAGGTAATGCGGCAAGTGCTGAGGGAGATTCTTTTGAAGATGGTTTGTTAGAATTTCCGCAGTACACACGACCAGCTGATTTTCGGGGACGAATGGTTCCGGAAGTCTTGACTAGTGGTAATCACGCCAAAATTGCTGAGTGGCGATTAAAGGAGTCATTGCGCCGTACTTATTTACGCCGACCTGATTTATTAGAAAAGCGGCAGTTAACGCAACAAGAGCGGGACTTGCTGGATAATATAAAGAGTGAAGAACAGTAA
- the rimM gene encoding ribosome maturation factor RimM (Essential for efficient processing of 16S rRNA) — translation MTNTENYFKVGTIVNTHGIRGEVKIMAITDFAQDRFKKGADLFIDTKQGRIPVKVQSSRLHKNMWLVLFVGVTNINEIEKYKGDDVYIEGTARPELEDDQYYYDEIIDSTVVDLDGNKIGVVKEIMETGANDVWIVQRDGQSDALIPMIDDVVKSVDVDAKLITIDALEGLLD, via the coding sequence ATGACTAATACAGAAAATTATTTTAAAGTTGGCACAATTGTAAACACACATGGTATTCGTGGTGAAGTGAAAATCATGGCGATTACTGATTTTGCTCAAGATCGCTTCAAAAAGGGAGCAGATCTATTTATTGATACAAAACAGGGACGTATCCCTGTCAAAGTGCAATCATCACGACTACATAAAAACATGTGGTTGGTTTTATTTGTTGGCGTAACCAACATTAATGAAATTGAAAAATATAAAGGTGATGATGTTTATATTGAAGGTACAGCTCGTCCAGAATTAGAAGACGATCAGTACTATTACGATGAAATTATCGATAGCACTGTGGTTGATTTGGATGGTAACAAAATCGGTGTTGTCAAGGAAATTATGGAAACAGGAGCGAATGATGTTTGGATAGTTCAACGTGACGGTCAATCAGATGCCTTGATTCCTATGATTGATGATGTTGTTAAATCAGTTGATGTTGACGCCAAATTAATTACAATTGACGCTTTAGAAGGGTTATTAGATTAA
- a CDS encoding methylated-DNA--[protein]-cysteine S-methyltransferase: MIKYETISFLNGKLTLFKKNDQIVCISLADDGVSEFLNDFPEYELKQQVLPETSLFRAYAAGEKIDFSRIKIGYLKSTAFQREVWQALNTCHELLTYEQFAKKINHPTAVRAVATAIGKNPIPIINACHHILPKSGGVGKYRYGTDIKRKLLVLENLLEK, translated from the coding sequence ATGATAAAATATGAAACAATCTCTTTTTTAAACGGTAAACTAACATTATTTAAAAAGAATGATCAAATTGTGTGCATTAGTCTAGCTGATGATGGTGTTAGCGAATTTTTAAATGACTTTCCAGAATATGAGTTAAAACAGCAAGTATTACCAGAAACAAGTCTTTTTCGAGCGTATGCTGCTGGTGAAAAGATTGATTTCTCGCGGATTAAGATTGGGTACCTTAAGTCCACTGCCTTTCAAAGAGAGGTATGGCAGGCCCTAAATACCTGTCATGAATTATTAACGTACGAGCAGTTCGCAAAAAAGATTAATCATCCCACTGCTGTTCGCGCTGTAGCGACAGCGATTGGTAAAAATCCTATTCCAATTATTAATGCCTGTCATCATATCTTACCTAAGAGTGGTGGTGTGGGTAAGTATAGATACGGTACTGACATTAAAAGAAAATTATTAGTATTAGAAAACCTATTAGAGAAGTGA